One stretch of Chryseobacterium fluminis DNA includes these proteins:
- a CDS encoding thioredoxin domain-containing protein encodes MLFDKLINYLKLDKQEFLFQFNSHPNYPSALAFSDTLNFMGVRNDAYELDKEYWDELPEEFIAIVDNSFSLVKKSGTQYSVYSEKTKTLNKEDLHKKSTDFVLLFEKTAAAESKSVSDYKPFVYIILGIIAIYSLVNLAWFEAVFNILSLAGVYISLEIFNQKFGTTSTVIGSICGGTPQGAQTVNSCNKIITQDKTSILGLKFSDFSLIYFVGIAVLGLFLPATSFIIKGFTFASVIAIGYSLYVQAFVEKTFCRVCLLIISVLVVQLATGILFFENVSFSTGSLLLTLLLWVSVFSVVLFLNNTLEEKETLQKANAKNLRFKRNYELFKRELTDHEKINFTDKETFFVGNKDSKLHIYIISNPYCGFCKGAHEILEEILEKYPDDVSAQMRFNYAPERADDRYTELISDFMYLYKNKSQKEFLNAIELWYETKDENKIKEKVAGASIQENLGPLIGMSKENSEAGLNFTPVFIINGYQFPEKYDREDIRFFINELLEDEDL; translated from the coding sequence ATGCTATTTGATAAACTAATAAACTACTTAAAACTTGACAAACAGGAGTTTCTCTTCCAGTTTAATTCACATCCTAACTATCCGTCGGCACTGGCTTTTAGCGATACATTAAACTTTATGGGAGTACGCAATGATGCTTATGAATTAGATAAAGAATACTGGGATGAGCTGCCGGAGGAGTTTATTGCAATTGTGGATAATTCATTTTCCCTGGTAAAAAAATCGGGAACTCAGTATTCCGTTTATTCGGAAAAGACCAAAACGTTAAATAAGGAAGATCTTCATAAAAAATCGACAGACTTCGTATTGCTGTTTGAAAAAACAGCTGCTGCAGAAAGTAAATCGGTTTCCGACTATAAACCTTTTGTATATATCATCTTGGGCATTATTGCCATTTATTCTTTGGTAAACCTGGCCTGGTTTGAAGCAGTTTTTAATATCCTTTCGTTGGCAGGGGTATACATTTCCCTCGAAATTTTCAATCAGAAATTCGGGACAACATCTACTGTGATCGGAAGCATTTGTGGAGGAACACCTCAAGGGGCCCAGACGGTCAATTCCTGTAATAAGATTATCACACAGGATAAAACAAGTATTTTAGGATTAAAGTTTTCAGACTTTTCACTGATCTATTTTGTAGGAATAGCAGTACTTGGATTATTTTTACCGGCTACCTCATTTATTATTAAAGGGTTCACCTTTGCATCGGTAATTGCCATCGGATACTCTCTATATGTACAGGCATTTGTAGAAAAAACCTTCTGCCGTGTTTGTCTTCTGATCATTTCTGTTTTAGTTGTACAGCTTGCTACGGGAATTTTATTTTTCGAAAATGTCTCTTTTAGTACAGGATCTCTCTTACTGACGCTGCTTCTGTGGGTTTCTGTCTTTTCCGTAGTCTTATTTCTCAACAATACTCTGGAAGAAAAAGAAACACTGCAGAAAGCCAATGCTAAAAATCTTAGGTTTAAAAGAAATTACGAGCTTTTCAAAAGGGAACTGACGGATCATGAAAAAATAAATTTCACGGATAAAGAAACTTTTTTTGTAGGAAACAAAGATTCAAAGCTTCATATCTACATCATTTCCAATCCCTATTGTGGCTTTTGTAAAGGAGCTCACGAAATCCTGGAAGAGATCCTGGAAAAGTATCCTGACGATGTATCTGCTCAGATGAGATTCAATTATGCTCCGGAACGGGCTGATGACCGGTACACAGAGCTTATCTCCGATTTCATGTATCTGTATAAAAACAAGTCTCAGAAGGAATTTCTGAACGCAATCGAATTATGGTATGAGACAAAAGATGAAAATAAAATTAAAGAAAAAGTAGCCGGAGCATCTATTCAGGAAAATCTGGGACCGCTGATCGGCATGTCAAAAGAAAACAGTGAAGCAGGCTTGAACTTTACCCCGGTTTTTATTATTAACGGATACCAGTTTCCTGAGAAATATGACCGTGAAGATATCCGGTTCTTCATCAATGAATTACTGGAAGATGAAGATCTTTAA
- a CDS encoding GLPGLI family protein, protein MKKIIVFFVFLIQAFLYSQSYRAIYKFDYKRDSTNQNYTTMNMILDLQKRQTKFYFEKQLKFDSLIKINKRVTFSIPLQQIIKRSQGSFTNENFLNVDDKYYTFSSSDQMSWKILDSTKNYKNYKVQKAHTYWGGRSWTAWFSSDIPIPEGPYKFRGLPGLIMQLSDTKNNFNYTLISFKKMDVEFDTHNVVETNLGDAAIKITLSKYQKLLSDVYNNPFSEFENMKDQDWQLNIYDRRIKTIEGLNEIKSQYQSDIKKYYNPIELDKAVKYP, encoded by the coding sequence ATGAAAAAAATAATAGTATTCTTTGTATTTTTAATACAAGCCTTTTTATATTCTCAAAGTTACAGGGCGATATATAAATTTGATTATAAAAGAGATTCTACAAATCAAAATTATACAACAATGAATATGATTTTGGATCTCCAAAAGAGGCAAACGAAGTTCTATTTTGAAAAACAATTAAAATTTGATTCTCTTATAAAAATAAATAAGAGGGTAACATTCTCCATCCCGCTGCAACAAATTATTAAAAGAAGTCAAGGTAGTTTTACAAATGAAAACTTTTTAAATGTAGATGATAAGTATTACACATTTTCATCATCAGATCAAATGTCCTGGAAAATCCTTGATTCTACAAAAAATTATAAAAACTATAAAGTACAAAAAGCACATACTTATTGGGGAGGACGATCATGGACAGCCTGGTTCTCATCTGACATTCCTATTCCCGAAGGACCATATAAATTCAGAGGTCTGCCGGGATTAATTATGCAATTATCTGATACTAAAAATAATTTCAATTATACCTTGATCTCTTTTAAGAAAATGGATGTGGAATTTGACACCCATAATGTTGTGGAAACCAATCTTGGCGATGCAGCCATTAAAATTACTTTGTCTAAATATCAGAAATTATTGTCAGATGTTTATAACAACCCCTTCAGCGAATTCGAAAATATGAAAGATCAGGATTGGCAGCTTAACATCTATGACCGAAGAATCAAAACCATTGAGGGACTAAACGAAATAAAATCACAATATCAATCAGACATTAAGAAATACTATAATCCGATTGAACTTGATAAAGCTGTAAAGTATCCTTAA
- the gwsS gene encoding grasp-with-spasm system SPASM domain peptide maturase, which translates to MTYFNLFSNIMITEGACRMLISDLQRNTSELYPLELYYFIEELKVCSIEVILKKYDQESQGAVQEYLDLLLEKEYGFISNDDWDKNFPPLSLDYYDYNRISNIYVELNALAILYSIRGSIEKLEIKHLVIYCNRKMVFDEFLEIEDIFKKSCLTGIEIYSEYDSIINRDWIQELSYKSLRIFNIVFYKCDKVPFKLKDQFKFTVNFTKEHLRKTSCGKVDLKYFNTNLHKVAEATYHNSCLYKKVGIDIDGNIKNCPSMHQCFGNISNTSLDHAVNQIGFKKYWEITKDKIEVCKDCEFRYICTDCRAYTERTHINDEQLDTSKPLKCGYNPYKAEWEKWSDNPLKKEALIYYKI; encoded by the coding sequence ATGACGTATTTTAATTTATTTAGTAATATAATGATTACAGAGGGAGCATGTAGAATGCTTATCTCTGATTTGCAAAGAAATACCTCAGAGCTTTATCCGCTAGAATTGTATTATTTTATTGAGGAATTAAAAGTATGTTCTATTGAGGTTATTTTAAAGAAGTATGATCAAGAATCTCAGGGAGCAGTTCAGGAATATCTCGATTTATTATTAGAAAAGGAATACGGTTTCATAAGCAACGATGATTGGGACAAAAATTTCCCTCCATTATCACTCGACTATTATGACTATAATAGGATATCAAACATTTATGTAGAATTAAATGCTTTGGCGATTCTTTATTCTATACGAGGTTCAATAGAAAAATTAGAAATTAAACATCTCGTGATCTACTGTAATAGAAAAATGGTATTTGACGAATTTTTAGAGATAGAAGATATTTTTAAAAAAAGTTGCCTTACAGGTATTGAGATTTACTCCGAATATGATAGCATTATCAATAGAGACTGGATTCAGGAACTCAGTTATAAAAGCTTGAGAATATTTAATATTGTATTTTATAAGTGTGATAAAGTTCCTTTTAAATTAAAAGATCAATTTAAATTTACTGTCAATTTTACCAAAGAACATCTAAGAAAAACATCTTGTGGAAAAGTAGATCTAAAATACTTTAACACAAACCTTCATAAAGTAGCCGAAGCAACCTATCATAACTCCTGTCTTTATAAAAAAGTGGGTATTGATATAGATGGAAATATTAAAAACTGTCCTTCTATGCACCAATGCTTTGGTAATATCAGTAATACATCCTTGGATCATGCCGTTAATCAAATTGGATTTAAAAAATATTGGGAAATAACTAAAGATAAAATAGAAGTTTGTAAAGATTGTGAGTTCAGATATATCTGTACAGACTGTAGAGCTTATACAGAAAGAACCCATATCAATGACGAACAGTTAGACACTTCTAAACCGTTGAAATGTGGTTACAATCCTTACAAAGCAGAATGGGAAAAATGGAGTGATAACCCATTAAAAAAAGAAGCACTCATTTATTATAAAATCTGA
- the gwsG gene encoding grasp-with-spasm system ATP-grasp peptide maturase encodes MILIISQNNERTTNEVIKWLSMMNKEFIRIHEDELFEIKLNEKKIFLKSERNTFFLDEIDSVWYRRGGLNFKRIKYCNPSINLHMYETQHWLEDYVRKTIGDKKHINKEKNAHLNKLLVLEYAQKIGLTVPSYFLADNTDDVILGKTIIKTINGNVTLTELTKNHDGFMYTSIIQEKEKEDFFISFFQENIEKDFEIRTFYLHGKCWSMAIFSQNDEQTRIDFRKYNMKKPNRNVKYNLPKEIENKIDLLMHRLDLNCGSLDFIKKGNEYYFLEVNSIGQFGDVSLVYNYQLEKEIADFL; translated from the coding sequence ATGATTCTCATAATTTCACAAAACAATGAAAGAACAACAAATGAAGTAATTAAGTGGCTTTCTATGATGAATAAAGAATTTATCCGCATTCACGAAGATGAACTTTTTGAAATAAAATTAAATGAGAAGAAAATATTTTTGAAGAGCGAACGGAATACATTTTTCCTTGATGAGATTGACAGTGTCTGGTACAGAAGAGGAGGCCTTAATTTTAAACGGATAAAGTATTGCAATCCTTCAATTAATCTCCATATGTATGAGACCCAACATTGGTTAGAAGATTATGTAAGAAAAACGATTGGTGACAAAAAGCATATTAACAAAGAAAAAAACGCCCATTTAAATAAACTATTAGTACTTGAGTACGCCCAAAAGATAGGGTTAACAGTTCCTTCTTATTTTTTGGCAGATAATACAGATGATGTTATTCTTGGAAAAACTATTATTAAAACTATTAATGGTAACGTTACACTCACCGAACTTACCAAAAATCATGATGGTTTTATGTACACTTCTATTATACAGGAGAAAGAGAAAGAGGACTTCTTCATTTCTTTTTTTCAGGAAAATATTGAAAAGGATTTTGAGATCAGAACTTTTTATTTACATGGAAAATGCTGGTCTATGGCTATTTTTTCTCAAAATGATGAACAGACTAGAATAGACTTTAGAAAGTACAATATGAAAAAACCTAATAGAAATGTTAAATATAATTTGCCTAAGGAAATTGAAAATAAAATTGACCTTTTAATGCATAGATTAGATTTAAACTGCGGATCACTAGACTTTATCAAAAAAGGAAACGAATACTACTTTTTGGAAGTCAATTCCATTGGGCAATTTGGTGATGTTTCTTTAGTATATAATTATCAATTGGAAAAGGAAATAGCTGATTTTTTATGA
- a CDS encoding grasp-with-spasm system A modified peptide has protein sequence MKKLTGMKNFASLENNKLKNMNSVIGGGATNIRTTTPTGPDGSPGNTGDTKMFNDGKFVGTLSID, from the coding sequence ATGAAAAAATTAACAGGAATGAAGAACTTTGCTTCATTAGAAAACAACAAATTAAAAAATATGAACTCTGTCATAGGAGGAGGTGCTACAAATATTAGAACGACTACACCCACCGGTCCAGATGGTTCCCCTGGTAATACAGGCGATACTAAAATGTTTAATGATGGTAAATTTGTTGGTACCTTATCAATAGATTAG